In Cervus elaphus chromosome 31, mCerEla1.1, whole genome shotgun sequence, one DNA window encodes the following:
- the LOC122687377 gene encoding non-histone chromosomal protein HMG-14-like, whose amino-acid sequence MPKTKVSSAEGAAKEGPKRRSARWSAKPAPAKVETKPKEAAGKDKSSDKKVQTKGKRGAKGKQAEVANQETKEDLPAENEETKNEESPASDEAEEKEAKSD is encoded by the coding sequence ATGCCCAAGACGAAGGTCAGCTCCGCCGAGGGGGCGGCGAAGGAGGGGCCCAAGAGGAGATCGGCGAGGTGGTCAGCTAAACCGGCTCCTGCAAAAGTGGAAACGAAGCCAAAAGAGGCGGCGGGAAAGGACAAATCTTCAGACAAAAAAGTgcaaacaaaagggaaaagaggagcaaagggaAAACAGGCGGAAGTGGCCAACCAAGAGACTAAAGAAGACTTGcctgcagaaaatgaagagactaAAAACGAGGAGAGCCCAGCCTCTGatgaagcagaagagaaagaagccaagtcTGATTAA